A single Heterodontus francisci isolate sHetFra1 chromosome 11, sHetFra1.hap1, whole genome shotgun sequence DNA region contains:
- the camk2n1a gene encoding calcium/calmodulin-dependent protein kinase II inhibitor 1a: MSEILPYSEEKMAHFGGESEVGQLSFSCRLQDTNTFFGGSQPKRPPKLAQIGRAKRVVIEDDRIDDVLKGREDKTSSGV; this comes from the exons ATGTCGGAGATTTTGCCCTACAGCGAGGAGAAGATGGCTCATTTCGGCGGCGAGAGTGAAGTGGGTCAGCTCTCCTTCAGCTGTCGCCTCCAGGACACCAACACCTTCTTCGGGGGCTCCCAGCCTAAGAGACCCCCCAAACTGGCACAGATTGGCAGAGCTAAGAGAG TTGTTATCGAAGACGACAGAATAGATGATGTTCTGAAGGGGAGGGAAGATAAAACCTCGTCTGGCGTGTAA